A genomic region of Gossypium hirsutum isolate 1008001.06 chromosome D01, Gossypium_hirsutum_v2.1, whole genome shotgun sequence contains the following coding sequences:
- the LOC107951770 gene encoding mRNA cap guanine-N7 methyltransferase 1, with product MKRGYPESLSSSLGPPQSRFKHNPQGDAQFPEDESTKIFARKVADHYSARTNQTLEEREASPIIHLKKLNNWIKSVLIQLYARKGDAVLDLACGKGGDLIKWDKAKVEYYVGVDIAEGSMEDCRTRYNGDADHHQRRKKFTFPARLLCGDCFEVRLDKVLANDAPFDICSCQFAMHYSWSTEARARRALANVSALLRPGGTFIGTMPDANVIIKKLREAEGMAFGNSVYWIQFDEEFSDKKFKSSSPFGIKYKFHLEDAVDCPEWIVPFHLFKSLAEEYGFELVFVKNSHEFVHEYMKRPEFIELMRRLGALGDGNRDQTTLSPEEWEVAYLYLAFVLKKRGQPEWTQANSRKDKGQMQISKEDILYISSDV from the exons ATGAAGCGTGGATACCCTGAATCTCTCTCTTCCTCTTTAGGTCCACCTCAATCCCGATTCAAACATAACCCTCAAG GTGATGCACAATTTCCGGAGGATGAGAGCACGAAGATTTTTGCTAGGAAAGTAGCTGATCATTATAGTGCAAGAACTAATCAGACTCTGGAAGAACGAGAAGCAAGTCCAATCATTCACTTAAAGAAGTTGAATAATTGG ATTAAAAGTGTCTTGATTCAGCTTTATGCTCGTAAGGGGGATGCCGTTCTTGATCTTGCCTGTGGCAAG GGTGGTGATCTCATCAAGTGGGATAAAGCAAAAGTTGAATATTATGTTGGTGTTGATATAGCTGAAGGCTCG ATGGAAGATTGTCGTACACGTTATAATGGTGATGCAGACCATCATCAACGTCGCAAAAAGTTCACTTTTCCTGCCCGTCTATTATGTGGGGATTGTTTTGAG GTGCGTCTCGATAAAGTTTTGGCAAATGATGCTCCTTTTGATATCTGCAGTTGCCAG TTTGCAATGCATTATTCCTGGTCTACAGAGGCACGTGCACGTCGGGCGCTGGCTAATGTATCAGCTTTACTTCGTCCGGGAGGCACATTCATCGGAACAATGCCAGATGCCAATGTGATAATCAAAAAGCTTCGAGAAG CCGAAGGAATGGCTTTTGGCAACAGCGTTTACTGGATACAATTTGATGAAGAATTTTCTGATAAA AAATTTAAATCTTCAAGCCCCTTTGGTATCAAGTACAAGTTTCACTTAGAG GATGCTGTTGACTGCCCTGAATGGATTGTTCCCTTCCATCTCTTCAAGTCATTAGCGGAAGAG TATGGTTTTGAACTAGTTTTTGTCAAAAACTCGCATGAATTTGTGCACGAGTACATGAAAAGACCGGAATTTATAGAGCTTATGAGGAGGCTTGGGGCATTAGGTGATGGCAACCGAGATCAAA CCACATTATCTCCAGAGGAATGGGAGGTGGCTTATTTATACCTCGCATTTGTTTTAAAGAAG CGTGGCCAACCAGAATGGACACAAGCAAATAGTAGGAAAGATAAAGGACAGATGCAAATATCAAAGGAAGATATCCTGTATATTAGTAGTGATGTTTAA